One stretch of Tribolium castaneum strain GA2 chromosome 5, icTriCast1.1, whole genome shotgun sequence DNA includes these proteins:
- the LOC103314627 gene encoding uncharacterized protein LOC103314627: protein MKYIREVENIKAGIFSSCGIVAEEQRVEMSEKNQQDYFKIPDKCYNWSGVRVSSNALTKFVSLYILYPLMLILYFMIIYNIRFKKNISDITEVFISISTFTIITFRKTLLIRNGSIYEDILKKQSHYWKYYMFGKPTEMKLRKSMEFCVMVIKFLIASTTGSIIFHSIISPIIEGKIVLPQPCWVPNNDPVANDIIFALENIFYMEGTNYLVVFDGLYLLMTANLKTQMILLRKAVASINFREDEKTTWAKLKEYCEYHKFLLRIHGKINKIYSAFFLMTYVFTIMGTCTPLFVIFYEEADMVLLGKSVFIALILNTLLVMTFIPAGELEIEAEKLSFEIYSINWYETKNLKIRKFVLFWIMQTQIPVQMSGGGMLIVNRPLVLQVQRIAYSLTSFLAGLS, encoded by the exons ATGAAATATATACGTGAggttgaaaatataaaagcgGGAATTTTTTCATCCTGCGGCATAGTGGCTGAAGAACAGCGAGTTGAAATGtcggaaaaaaatcaacaagattattttaaaatcccTGATAAATGTTACAACTGGAGTGGTGTTCGAGTGTCGAGTAACGCacttactaaatttgtttcacTCTACATACTTTACCCTCTGATGCTGATTTTGTACTTCATGATAATTTACAACATTCGCTTCaagaaaaacatttctgaCATTACGGAAGTGTTTATTTCAATCAGCACTTTTacaatt ATAACTTTTCGCAAAACTCTCTTAATCAGAAATGGTTCCATATACGAAGATATTTTGAAGAAACAGTCTCATTACTGGAAATATTACATGTTTGGAAAACCCACAGAGATGAAACTCCGAAAAAGTATGGAGTTTTGCGTCATGGTCATCAAATTTCTTATTGCGAGCACAACAGGATCTATAATATTTCACAGCATTATTTCACCGATAATTGaaggaaaaattgttttacccCAGCCTTGTTGGGTGCCCAACAATGATCCAGTTGCTaacgacattatttttgctttggaaaacattttttatatggaAGGTACGAATTATTTGGTTGTATTTGATGGCCTGTATTTACTGATGACTGCAAATCTTAAAACCCAAATGATACTTTTACGAAAAGCAGTTGCATCTATTAATTTTAGAGAAGACGAAAAGACAACTTGGGCAAAACTGAAAGAATATTGTGAATACCACAAATTTCTCTTGAG AATAcatggaaaaattaacaaaatttattctGCGTTTTTTCTAATGACTTATGTCTTCACCATTATGGGAACATGCACACCTTTGTTCGTTATTTTTTACGA AGAAGCTGATATGGTATTACTGGGTAAAAGCGTATTTATTGCACTTATCCTAAACACTTTGCTTGTAATGACCTTTATTCCTGCTGGTGAATTGGAAATCGAA gccgaaaaattatcttttgaAATTTATAGCATCAACTGGTACGAAacgaaaaacttaaaaattcgtAAGTTTGTGCTATTTTGGATAATGCAAACGCAAATTCCCGTTCAAATGTCAGGAGGTGGCATGCTGATAGTTAATCGACCTCTGGTGCTTCAG gTTCAACGCATTGCTTATTCTTTAACTTCGTTTTTGGCAGGACTGTCATAA
- the LOC656795 gene encoding brachyurin, with the protein MKIVTQFLTAFLLTQAKSLSKEISGRIIGGQPAYAGEFPFAAAIYITTAEGRYFCSGSLIGPQWILTAAQCAKGAISFNIHLGSNLLEGDDENRVTVATSEYVIHPDFDPLTLEHDIALIKLRMPVTYTTYVQRVFMAYGNLSDYTDLKAIGWGQTSDANSNLSNELNFVDVAAVPNSECRTIYGPQINDNMVCVAGEYNEGACNGDSGSALVHYDFGSRTIRHVGIASFLSANGCESTDPSGYTRTYSYKKWITDVTGIIS; encoded by the exons ATGAAGATTGtgacacaatttttaacaGCCTTTCTATTAACACAAGCGAAAAGCTTGTCCAAAGAGATATCAG GCCGTATAATTGGGGGCCAACCAGCCTATGCTGGAGAGTTTCCCTTTGCTGCAGCAATTTACATAACGACTGCTGAAGGTAGATATTTCTGCTCTGGATCACTTATCGGTCCACAGTGGATTTTAACGGCTGCTCAATGTGCAAAGGG AGCTATTTCGTTTAATATTCATTTAGGATCAAATCTCTTGGAAGGAGATGATGAAAACCGGGTGACTGTAGCAACTTCTGAATATGTGATACATCCAGATTTTGATCCACTCACGCTTGAACATGACATTGCACTTATCAAACTTCGGATGCCTGTTACTTACACAA CATATGTTCAACGGGTTTTTATGGCTTATGGTAATTTGAGTGACTATACTGACCTCAAAGCAATAGGGTGGGGTCAGACCAGTGatg ctaACAGTAATTTGTCAAATGAGTTAAACTTTGTGGATGTAGCTGCTGTTCCTAATTCGGAATGTAGAACTATCTATGGACCACAAATTAACGATAATATGGTTTGTGTCGCTGGTGAATACAACGAAGGAGCTTGTAAT GGCGATAGTGGAAGTGCTCTAGTACATTACGATTTTGGCAGCAGGACTATTCGACATGTCGGCATTGCAAGTTTTCTAAGTGCAAACGGATGTGAAAGTACCGATCCTTCAGGATACACCAGGACATACAGTTACAAGAAGTGGATAACAGATGTTACAGGgattatttcataa
- the LOC107397885 gene encoding uncharacterized protein LOC107397885 translates to MSFNESEDNLKLCLACYNLSGLGPSSKLFLRLLSYILYILLWVFLIMVIINIAFKHDNIWDIAEIFTSVSITITMVIRKTIMLKHSSSFEELIEMHSQFWDYSLFGKTTESKIRKSTGLYKFILKCYVVCGVISVSLRSLAPIFAKNLVLPQDCWIPGNSTIARFIIYAFETVLYAEGVSYYTFFDGLLLMITANLKAQFILLQKAIQSINFETDSSETAWVKLVKCCEHHKFLLSVLKKLNSLYSIFYLCTYILVITGVCVSLFIVFDKSSTFAQIVEGAITVVILNSMIFMICICSSETEIQAEKLITQIYDINWYDSPNLKIRKFILFWLMQAQVSVQIKGAGVLVLNRPLMLQVQRISYSVSTLLTGLNE, encoded by the exons ATGAGTTTTAATGAAAGTGAAGACAATTTGAAACTGTGTCTTGCTTGCTACAACTTGAGTGGTTTAGGGCCTtcaagtaaattatttctaagaCTTTTGTCCTACATACTTTACATTCTTTTGTGGGTTTTCCTGATTAtggtaattattaatattgccttCAAACATGACAACATCTGGGACATTGCTGAAATCTTCACTTCAGTCTCCATTACTATAACA ATGGTCATTAGAAAGACTATTATGCTTAAACACAGTTCTTCGTTTGAGGAACTTATCGAAATGCATTCTCAATTTTGGGATTATAGTCTTTTTGGGAAAACCACTGAGTCCAAGATTCGAAAAAGTACAGGATTATACAAATTCATTTTAAAGTGTTATGTAGTGTGTGGAGTTATTTCCGTATCACTTCGTTCTTTGGCACCGATATTTGCAAAGAATCTTGTATTACCACAGGACTGTTGGATTCCTGGAAATAGTACTATAGCaagatttataatttatgCTTTCGAAACCGTACTTTATGCAGAAGGCGTTTCTTATTATACGTTTTTCGATGGTTTGCTTTTAATGATCACCGCAAATCTTAAAGCACAATtcattttgttgcaaaaagcAATTCAATccataaattttgaaactgaCTCTAGTGAAACAGCTTGGGTTAAACTAGTAAAATGTTGTGAACATCACAAATTCTTGTTAAG TGTACTTAAGAAGTTAAACTCGTTGTACTCCATTTTTTATCTGTGTACTTACATTCTTGTAATAACTGGAGTTTGTGTATcgttgtttattgtttttgacaa GTCCTCAACTTTTGCCCAAATTGTGGAAGGCGCAATTACTGTAGTTATATTAAACAGTATGATTTTCATGATCTGCATTTGTAGTAGTGAAACAGAGATTCAA GCTGAAAAATTGATCACACAAATTTACGACATCAATTGGTACGACtcaccaaatttaaaaattcgcaagTTTATCCTATTTTGGCTCATGCAAGCACAGGTTTCCGTTCAAATAAAAGGAGCAGGAGTGTTGGTACTAAATAGACCTTTGATGCTTCAG GTTCAACGTATTTCATATTCAGTATCTACATTATTAACAGGACTAAATGaataa
- the LOC656711 gene encoding brachyurin, which yields MNLSIFVSCLIIAFSARPLAAKPGVRIIGGDDAPAGHFPFAAAIHIQTETSKFFCGGAIIDHQWIITSAHCVNGAILFTIQIGSNSLTAPDPERVTLASSEYVIHPNFDPDRIENDIALIKLRMPVAYTWTIQPIYLPPVSLLNNTQVTVLGWGQTSDSDSSLSEHLKFVKATILSNAECQLIYGSQISDTMACVEGNFNEGTCRGDNGTPMVEYVSRSFWIVGVASFISGNGCESTDPSGYTRIFPYLDWIRNVTAS from the exons ATGAATCTTTCAATTTTCGTTTCCTGTTTAATAATTGCCTTTTCAGCTCGGCCTTTAGCCGCAAAGCCTG GAGTTCGCATAATTGGAGGAGACGATGCACCCGCAGGACATTTCCCTTTTGCTGCAGCAATTCACATACAAACTGAAACCAGTAAATTCTTCTGTGGTGGAGCCATAATCGACCATCAATGGATAATAACTTCGGCACATTGCGTCAATGG TGCTATTCTCTTTACCATTCAGATAGGTTCAAACAGCCTCACAGCTCCAGACCCTGAACGGGTGACTCTCGCCTCTTCTGAATATGTTATTCACCCAAATTTCGACCCAGATCGCATTGAAAATGACATTGCTTTGATCAAACTCAGAATGCCAGTCGCATACACTT ggaCCATCCAGCCCATCTATTTACCTCCAGTTAGTCTATTGAACAATACCCAAGTCACAGTTCTTGGTTGGGGCCAAACCAGTGATT cCGATTCGTCACTTTCCGAGCACCTTAAATTCGTTAAAGcgacaattttatcaaacgcTGAGTGCCAGTTGATTTATGGAAGTCAAATTTCTGACACTATGGCCTGTGTTGAGGGCAATTTTAACGAAGGGACTTGTCGG ggTGATAACGGTACTCCAATGGTTGAGTACGTAAGTCGATCGTTTTGGATTGTTGGAGTTGCAAGTTTTATTAGCGGAAATGGGTGCGAAAGCACTGATCCTTCAGGATACACGAGGATCTTCCCTTATTTAGATTGGATTAGAAATGTCACAGCGTcttaa
- the LOC100142056 gene encoding brachyurin produces MEKKLCVFLLLGFWNVQALKSSRIIGGQDAKAGQYPFSAAIYINTQTGRYFCGGALISNHWILTAGQCVNNAVFFTVHLGSNTLEQDDSNRKILASSRYVLHPDFNPDTLENDVGLIKLREPVMYNDYIQRILLAYDYTDDDTDLTAIGWGQTSDSNNALSEHLQYVTLAAIPNDDCVAVYGDQISDHMICVAGQFNEGTCIGDTGSPLLDNDPVSRSLRHVGIASFISGNGCESTDPSGYTKTYSFREWIRNVTSL; encoded by the exons atggagaaaaaattGTGCGTATTTTTACTTCTTGGATTTTGG aacgtACAAGCACTTAAAT CATCTCGCATTATTGGCGGCCAGGATGCCAAAGCCGGTCAATATCCTTTTTCAGCTGCAATTTATATAAACACTCAAACCGGGAGATATTTTTGTGGCGGTGCTCTTATTAGTAATCATTGGATTTTAACAGCAGGCCAATGCGTTAACAA tgCTGTGTTTTTTACAGTACATTTGGGGTCAAACACATTAGAACAAGACGACTCAAATCGTAAAATCTTAGCTTCGTCTCGGTATGTTTTGCATCCAGATTTTAATCCAGATACGCTGGAAAATGACGTTGGGCTTATAAAATTAAGAGAACCTGTTATGTACAATG acTACATACAGAGGATTTTATTAGCCTATGACTATACAGATGATGACACTGATCTCACAGCAATTGGATGGGGACAGACCAGTGATt CCAATAATGCACTTTCCGAGCATTTGCAATACGTGACATTGGCTGCTATCCCAAATGATGATTGTGTGGCGGTTTACGGAGATCAAATTTCTGATCACATGATTTGTGTAGCAGGGCAGTTTAATGAAGGAACTTGTATT GGTGATACTGGAAGCCCACTTTTGGACAATGATCCTGTAAGTCGTAGTTTACGACATGTTGGAATTGCTAGTTTTATTAGTGGAAACGGATGTGAAAGCACCGATCCATCAGGATATACCAAAACCTATTCGTTTAGGGAGTGGATACGCAATGTGACAAGTttgtaa
- the LOC656631 gene encoding chymotrypsin BI: protein MNFVLLFAFFTFWNKNAWGLIHGNFIEGRIIGGDVAKAAQFPFMASLEIKASTSAYFCAGALIHKNWILTSALCLYQANNVTVNLGSNSLNAYDPNRIQRFVESSKSTIIIHPDFNATSLQNDIGLIYIKTEIPLSENVQTIKLASINLPTLLKATALGWGQTSDANSTLAQDLQFVTVEIITNLECQAIFGSQITDSMVCVKGKDNEGPCYGDTGGPLVIRPLGSSVLEHVGLSTFFSGNGCESKDPSGYTRTYPYVDWIKDTINKK from the exons ATGaattttgtgttgttgtttgcattttttacgtTCTGGAATAAG aacgCTTGGGGTCTTATCCATGGAAATTTTAtag agGGTCGCATTATTGGGGGAGACGTTGCAAAAGCAGCACAATTCCCCTTCATGGCATCTCTTGAAATAAAAGCATCAACTTCTGCATATTTTTGTGCGGGAGCTCTCATCCACAAGAACTGGATTTTAACATCGGCTCTTTGTTTATACCA GGCCAATAATGTCACTGTTAATCTCGGCTCAAATAGTCTCAACGCGTACGATCCTAATCGTATTCAACGCTTTGTTGAATCTTCTAAATCcacaataattattcatcctgattttaatgctacaagTCTCCAAAATGACATCGGTCTGATCTACATTAAAACAGAAATCCCACTTTCTGAAAACGTCCAAACAATTAAGCTCGCTTCAATAAATTTACCCACACTTTTGAAAGCCACAGCTTTGGGCTGGGGACAGACCAGTGACg CCAATTCAACTTTAGCTCAAGACTTGCAATTTGTCACAGTTGAAATTATAACAAATCTTGAATGCCAAGCAATTTTTGGCTCGCAAATTACCGACAGTATGGTTTGTGTCAAAGGCAAAGATAATGAAGGTCCTTGTTAT GGTGATACCGGTGGTCCGTTAGTCATAAGACCATTGGGGTCATCAGTTTTGGAACACGTGGGGTTATCGACTTTCTTTAGTGGAAATGGTTGTGAAAGTAAGGATCCTTCTGGATACACAAGGACGTATCCTTACGTCGATTGGATCAAagacacaataaataaaaaatag
- the LOC103314628 gene encoding uncharacterized protein LOC103314628: MESKSLRSYFDTSLKCYHLYGLTTNSSRIRRFFTTYVLYPLMLSLYAMVLYNLRFKHHHIFEFAEVSVSATTFGNILIRKSLVVFSGSLNENVIDKHDQFWKYDSFSKTIAARCYRSMDLCQMLINFIMIGTTISIVVHCSLPLFLKDLLLPQSSWIPGNSSIARIVLYIMEIIVYIECLILMEMFDGLYLLMTVNLKVQFMLLRKAIESINVEKEDDEKCWQKMKDYCKYHKFLLSMHKTINKMYSQFFLYQYLLTIWGTCTTLFVIYNKSSTLAQITESVFIGSIINTLLIIIFIPASEIEIEAEKVAFAIYGIDWYNSKSLRIQKFVLFWLMHAQIPVQMSGAGMLNITRSQMLQIQRIGYSLSTLLSKLS, translated from the exons ATGGAGTCGAAATCTTTGCGTTCGTACTTCGACACAAGTTTGAAGTGTTACCACTTGTACGGTCTGACTACAAACAGCTCACGTATTCGGAGATTTTTCACGACTTACGTTCTCTACCCCCTCATGCTTAGCCTATATGCCATGGTTTTGTACAATCTGCGCTTCAAACACCAccacatttttgaatttgctgAAGTTTCAGTTTCAGCAACGACTTTCGGAAAT ATCTTGATCAGGAAAAGTCTGGTGGTTTTCAGTGGCTCTTTGAACGAAAATGTAATCGATAAACATGACCAGTTTTGGAAATACGATTCTTTTAGTAAAACCATCGCAGCTAGGTGTTACCGAAGCATGGATCTTTGCCAAATGCTGATAAACTTTATCATGATTGGCACCACCATCTCGATCGTGGTTCACTGCAGCTTGCCGctgtttttaaaagatttgttGCTACCACAGTCTAGCTGGATTCCTGGAAACAGTTCCATTGCCAGAATTGTTCTCTACATCATGGAAATTATTGTCTACATCGAGTGCCTTATTCTTATGGAAATGTTTGATGGCCTGTACTTGCTAATGACCGTCAATCTGAAAGTACAATTTATGCTTTTGCGTAAAGCCATTGAATCGATCAATGTTGAGAAAGAAGACGATGAAAAGTGTTGGCAAAAAATGAAAGATTATTGCAAATatcacaaatttttgttgag CATGCACAAAACCATTAACAAAATGTACTCCCAATTCTTTCTTTACCAATACTTGCTCACGATTTGGGGGACTTGTACAACGTTGTTTGTGATCTACAACAA ATCGTCGACTCTTGCCCAAATCACTGAAAGTGTATTTATCGGGTCCATAATCAACACTTTGCTCATTATCATCTTTATCCCAGCCAGCGAAATAGAAATCGAA GCCGAAAAAGTCGCGTTTGCAATTTATGGAATAGACTGGTACAACAGCAAAAGTTTGCGGATTCAAAAGTTTGTGCTGTTTTGGTTAATGCATGCCCAGATTCCTGTACAAATGTCAGGGGCTGGAATGTTAAATATAACTAGGTCTCAAATGCTCCAA ATCCAACGTATTGGATACTCATTGTCAACATTACTGTCTAAGCTCTCGTAA